Proteins from one Microcaecilia unicolor chromosome 2, aMicUni1.1, whole genome shotgun sequence genomic window:
- the LOC115463765 gene encoding uncharacterized protein LOC115463765, producing the protein MPVRGAHQRKPNFSPAETEMAISLILGQQSTLFGSNTASEKQRAWQAIVRHVNAVYQNNREVEDLKKKWRVLRKEAKRKQASNLQLPASQMLALNTLELRVLQSLDEVTVTGVLGLDSARSATHERDDVQEEEEQAGPSWQQQQMLEQVQELTVPKKKEETDEPLLARVKSPLADDDPFLDEALVPPLSPSVPVLEPEKTPGEEASQRVYHQLLACTGQLVEEVRGLRAVQELQAQHQASMAASLQLLTKQLAPIAAAAYMQSCRTLLPAPLPSRTDAGSVPHPLFGLSVNSQEVDEPFEGSTASEYTPLRRSARVGKRGYFEGGDESGGKKNC; encoded by the exons ATGCCTGTGAGGGGTGCACACCAGAGGAAACCCAACTTTAGCCCAGCTGAGACTGAGATGGCCATCAGCCTAATTCTGGGACAGCAAAGCACTCTATTTGGCTCAAATACTGCCAGTGAGAAACAGAGGGCCTGGCAAGCCATTGTCAGGCATGTGAATGCGGTCTACCAGAACAACAGGGAAGTGGAGGACCTGAAGAAAAAATGGAGAGTGCTAAGGAAGGAGGCAAAACGCAAGCAGGCATCCAACCTCCAGCTTCCTGCCTCCCAGATGTTAGCCCTGAATACTCTGGAGCTACGTGTGCTTCAATCCTTGGACGAAGTGACTGTGACCGGGGTCTTGGGGCTCGACAGCGCAAGGTCTGCCACACATGAAA GGGATGATGTGCAAGAAGAAGAAGAGCAGGCCGGGCCTTCTTGGCAGCAGCAACAGAtgctggagcaggtacaggagcTCACTGTGccaaagaaaaaggaagagacaGATGAGCCACTCCTTGCAAGAGTAAAAAGTCCTCTAGCTGATGACGACCCGTTCTTGGATGAAGCTTTAGTGCCTCCTTTGTCACCATCTGTCCCTGTGTTGGAACCAGAGAAAACACCAGGGGAAGAGGCCTCCCAGAGGGTCTACCATCAACTGCTTGCTTGCACAGGGCAATTGGTAGAGGAAGTGAGGGGCTTGAGGGCTGTGCAGGAACTGCAGGCCCAGCATCAGGCCAGCATGGCAGCTTCCCTTCAGCTACTGACTAAACAGCTGGCTCCTATTGCTGCTGCTGCATATATGCAGAGCTGCCGTACCCTCCTGCCAGCTCCTCTGCCTTCTAGGACAGATGCTGGCAGTGTGCCCCATCCCTTATTTGGCCTTTCTGTCAACAGTCAGGAGGTTGATGAGCCCTTTGAGGGTAGCACAGCCTCAGAGTACACACCCTTAAGAAGAAGTGCACGGGTGGGGAAACGTGGGTACTTTGAGGGTGGGGATGAAAGTGGGGGGAAAAAGAATTGTTAA